The proteins below come from a single Rhizobium sp. BT04 genomic window:
- a CDS encoding carbohydrate ABC transporter permease encodes MARNSHEKRAERQWLLILLPSLVLLLAFVIYPALYSIYLSFTNEALTGAAALRPRFVGFRNYVRLFNDAKFWNSLFVTFVFVIGSAVIGQFVLGLISAIALRRPIRFRRVFSSIILLPNAAPEVVAGFMWISMLAGGDNATLSRIVSFFGITPADWLQVFPLSMIIVVNTWRGIATAMILLTAGLSTIPAEIYEAARMDGATPSQMFRRITLPLMMPTILLYMLISAVSTIAVFGLVYALTRGGPGGATEVVSIYIYNQSFTAFQLGYGAAVAVVALVISLMLGIAYVRAMKVEV; translated from the coding sequence ATGGCCCGAAACTCTCATGAAAAGCGCGCCGAGCGGCAATGGCTGCTGATCCTGCTGCCCTCGCTGGTGTTGCTTCTGGCCTTCGTCATCTATCCGGCCCTCTATTCCATCTATCTGAGCTTCACCAACGAGGCGCTGACCGGGGCGGCGGCCCTTCGGCCCCGCTTCGTTGGCTTCAGGAACTATGTCAGGCTCTTCAACGACGCGAAGTTCTGGAATTCGCTGTTCGTCACCTTCGTTTTCGTCATCGGTTCGGCGGTGATCGGCCAGTTCGTGCTCGGCCTGATCTCGGCAATTGCGCTGCGCCGCCCGATCCGCTTTCGGCGGGTGTTCTCGTCGATCATCCTGTTGCCGAACGCAGCCCCTGAAGTCGTCGCCGGTTTCATGTGGATATCGATGCTGGCGGGTGGCGACAATGCCACACTCAGCCGCATCGTCAGCTTCTTCGGCATCACGCCGGCCGACTGGCTGCAGGTCTTCCCGCTGTCGATGATCATTGTCGTCAACACCTGGCGCGGCATCGCCACGGCGATGATCCTGTTGACGGCCGGCCTCAGTACCATTCCGGCGGAGATTTATGAGGCAGCGCGCATGGACGGCGCCACTCCATCGCAGATGTTCCGCCGCATCACCCTGCCGCTGATGATGCCGACGATCCTGCTCTATATGTTGATCTCGGCCGTCTCCACCATCGCCGTGTTCGGCCTCGTCTATGCGCTGACGCGTGGCGGGCCGGGCGGGGCGACCGAGGTGGTCAGCATCTATATCTACAACCAGTCCTTCACGGCGTTCCAGCTGGGCTATGGTGCTGCGGTCGCCGTCGTCGCACTCGTCATCTCGCTGATGTTGGGCATCGCCTATGTCCGAGCGATGAAGGTGGAGGTCTGA